GACATGCCGCGGGCAGGGGAAGTGGCGCGGCTTTTGGTGGCGGAATTGGTCAATTGCGCGCCGGGGCAGGGCGTCATGGCGGTGGCCGACGGGCGCAAACAGCCCCTCGCAGCGATCTATCCGCTGGCGGAGCTGCGCAAAGAGGTGGCTGCGGCGCGGGCGGCACACCGGCTGGAGAATGCCTCGGTTTTCTCCTTGGTTGCTAGTGTGAACATGAAAGAATGTGCCGTGCCGTCCGGGCTGGCGGCCGACATTGACACCTGGGAGGACGCCCGCGCGCAGGGTATTGGCGCGGCGCCGACCACCGCGGAAGGACAGCAGTTGGAGAACCACGACGAGCTCTTGCAGGCATGGACGCAAAAGTTGCTGGCGGCATTCGAGCTGGCCGACCTTGACGTCGACATCCACGCGGTGCTGAACCTGGCAGGAGTGGCAGCCCACTCGATCGTGCGCCCCGCTGCACCGCTGACCACCTTTGTGGCCGGCATGGCCGCGGGCATGGCCGCGGGATCGGGCCAGACGGATGAGGCAACGGCCATGAAGGCCGCCCTGAGACTGGCGAAAAAGCTCTCCGCTGCAGAGGCCCCGGTGGCTGCAAGTGCGCCGGAGGGACCGGCTGCAAGTGCGCCAGCTGCTGCGGCGCCGGACGCCGCCGGCGAAGTTCCCGCCGCGGAATAATTCCTCCATGGCTGAACAGGAAAGCAGGCCTGCACCCGGGGTGCCTGGCGTAGTGCCCACCGCCGCGGAGGGGACAGCCGCGCCTGACTCGGCCGAAGCGCCAGCCGCGCCCGGCGCAGCTGGCGAGGTGTCCGGCGTCGTGCTTCCCCACACCTGGGAAGAAGCGCGCGAGATTGCCTGGGATGTGACGTCCCCGCTGCCCGCCCACACGGTTGCGCTGGGCACAGCGTTGGGGCGGATTCTCGCCGCCGACGTGCACTCGCTGCACGCCATGCCGCACTATGCGTCGTCGGCCATGGACGGGTGGGCCGTGGCCGGCAGCCCGCCGTGGATTCTGGCCGAGCCGGGCGCGCGGCTGGCCCCGGGGCAGGCGGTGCCGATCGTGACCGGCGGGCTGATTCCCACCGGTGCGAAGGCTGTTTTGCGCAGTGAATCGGGGCTGTTGTCAACGGATGCGGAAGGCCTGCCGGTTGTAGTCCTTGGCGGTGGCGCGCGCCCCGGCGAACCAAAAAACGGCCAGCACATCCGGCCTGGCGGCCAGGAAGCGTCGGCGCAGGAACTGCTGATCACGGCCGGCACCACCTTGAACCCGGCCCACATTTCCCTCGCGGCCCTGGGCGGGCACGACGAACTACCGGTATTGGGCCGGCCCGCCGTGAAGATTGTTTTGACGGGGGATGAAGTGGTTGCCCAGGGCATCCCCGATCCGGGGTTTGTGCGCGACGCCTTTTCGCCGCAGCTGGGCGCCGTGGTGGGCATGCTTGGCGGCGCTGTTGTGGGCCTGCAGCGGGCGGCGGACAACTTGGCCTCCATGCTCGACGCGCTGGCCGACGACGAGGATGATCCCGCCGACATCGTCATCACGACCGGGGCCACCGGGCATTCCACGGCCGATTTCCTGCGCGAGGCCATCCTGGCCTTGGACGGCACGTTCCATGTTCCGCACATCGCCATGCGGCCAGGACACCCCACGCTGCTGGCCGAACTGCCCGACGGCCGCTTCATTGTTGGCCTGCCCGGCAACCCGTTGGCGGCCATGGTGGGGCTGCTGACACTCGGCGCCCCGCTGCTGGCCAAGATGGGGAGCCTGCCGTGCCCGGAGGTCGGCGAGGTGGCGTGCGGTTCGCCCATCAAGGCGTACCACGGGCCCACGCGGCTCATGCCCTACCGCCTCGTCTACGGCCTGGCCTCGCCGTGCGCCCACACGGATTCGGCCATGATGCGCGGGCTCGCGTCGGCCGACGGCATCATGGTTGTCCCGCCGCACGGGGCAAAAATGGGTGAATCCCTGCCTGCAATTCCGCTGCCGTGGAACTGACGCCCCGGGTGGAGCTGGCGTTCACCTGCCCCGACGGGCGGGAACTGCAGGGCACGCTGTTTCAGGTGCCCGACGGCGTCGAACGGCTGGGCACGGTGGTCATCGGCTGCGCCACCGCCGTGAAGGCCAACTACTACCAGCGCTATGCCGCGTTTTTGGCCACCGCCGGATTCACCGCCATCACCTTCGACTACCGGGGGATCGGGGAGTCCCGGGGCGGATCATTGCGCGGGCAGACGATTCGCTGGTACGAGTGGGGCTCGCTGGACATCGACACGGTGCTCGCTTGGGCTTTTGCGCACGACGGCGGCCTGCCGGTGAATTTCGTGGGCCACAGCTTTGGCGGCTTCGGCGTGGGACTGGCCGAACGTGCAGATTCCCTGGGCCGGATCCTCACCGTCGGTGCCCAGCATGCGTATTGGCGCGACCTCACCCTCCGGCACCAGGCCGGACACTGGGGCCGGGCCGCACTCATGCTGCCGCTAATCCCGATTTTTGGATATTTCCCGGCGAAGCGGCTGGGCCTCATGGAGGACCTGCCCGCCGGCGTGGCCCTTGACTGGGCCCGTTCCCGCAAGGATTTTACGACGGCGGCCCGTGGCCCCCAGCGCACCGCCCTGCTCGCGCACCAGGCTTCCGTGACGGCGCCGATCCTCGCCCTTGCCCCGGACGATGACTCCTACGCAACCCTCCCCGCCATGGAACGCGCCGTCGCCTCCACACCCAACAGTCCGTCCCGGGTCATCCACCTACATCCTGAGGACTACGGCGAAACATCGCTGGGCCACTTCGCCCTGTTCCACAGCCGCTACAAGGACACATTTTGGGAGCAGAGCCTGGCCTGGCTGAAGGGCGGCGACTGGGTTTAGCGGGGACGCGGGTCAGGCTGAGCTGAATCCATTGGGCAGGAACAGGGGGTGCAGGCGGCAAACACCCCCGTTACCTGCTGTTTCAACCCGCCGGGCTGCGGGCAGGACCCCGACTGCCGCTCGGGTGAGTCAGGCGCTAACTGTTGGGGACAGCGGAACTGGTGTGCCGCCGTCGTGCGCGTCATCTGGAACAGCGGCGGCGAGCTCCCGGGCCCGGTCCCTGGATGGCAGCCAGAACGCTGAGATGGTCGCGAGCACCAGGACCGCGGCACCCACAAAGATCGCGGGGATGGCGGCGTCAACATAGCCGGTGGGTGTGAGCTGCCCGCCCGCGCCGGTGAACACGGCGGTCAGGACGGCGACGCCCAAGGCAACGCCGACTTCACGCAAGGTGGCATTGGCGCCGGACGCCTTGGCATGGTCGTCCTGGTGCATGTTGGCGAGAATGGCCGTGGACATGGGGGCGAAGACCAGGCCCATGCCGATGCCGGCGGCCAGGAATCCGGGAATCATCATGGGGTAGGAGACGGTGGCGCTGAGGGCCGCGGCGAGCCAGAACATGCCGGCGGTCAGCAGGGCCAGGCCGGTGAGCATGAGCGTGCGGGTGCCCAGACGCGGTGCAAGCAGGCCGGCCAGCGGCGCCACGACCATGGGGGCCAGGGTCCACGGCATGGTCAGGACGCCGGCCTCGAGCGGACTGTAGCCCTGGACCACCTGCAGGAACTGGATCAGGATGAACACCGAGCCGAAGATCCCGAAGCTGAACGTGAGTCCCACGATGTTGGCAACGGTGAAGCTGCGGTCGCGGAACAGGCGCAGGGGCAGCAGCGGTGCCTGTGTGCGGGACTCCCAGAGGACGAACGCCACCAACAGGACGCTGCCGCCGATCAAGGTGAACAAGACCTGCGGGCTGGTCCAGCCAGCCGTGTTGCCGCGCACGATGCCGAATACTAGTCCGAGCAGGCCGAGCCCTGAGAGCGTCAGGCCGATGACGTCGGTCCGCACGCGGGCGCCGAAGCTGTTGGGCAGGCCGAGCAATACCAGGGGAACGGCGATGATGCCGAGCGGGACGTTGAGCCAGAAGATGGCTTCCCAGTTCCAGCCCTCCACGACGGCCCCGCCAACCAGCGGTCCCAGGGCTACGCCGAGCCCGGAGACGCCGCCCCAAATGCCGATGGCCAGCGGGCGCCGCGCCCGGCTGACCGATCCGGCCAGTAGTGTGAGGGACAGTGGCATGATGGCGGCAGCTCCGATTCCCTGGACGGCGCGGGCGGCGATGAGTTGCGTGGGGTCGTGGCTCAGGGCGGCTGCGGCGGAGGCGAGCGTGAAGACGGTGAGCCCGGCCAGGAAGACGCGGCGCCTCCCGAGCCTGTCGCCGAGCCCCACGGCCAGCAGCATGAACGTGGCGAACGCCAGGGCGTAAGCGTTGACCACCCACTGCAGTTCCTCGACGCCGGCGCCCAGCTTTTCGTGGATGACCGGCAGGGCGTTGGTAACCACCAAGTTGTCCAGGGTGGCCATGAAGACAGGCAGGGACGCGGCCGCAATGGCCAGCCAGGCGGGGATGTGGCGTTTCATGGGCTTCGATTCTTGAGGGAGCTGCTTCGCCAAGTAATTGCTTGATTACTTAAAAATCCCCGGTAGTTATCAGCTGATAACATGTCAAGCATGGATACGAACTCAGCTCTGGACCCTGCCGCCCGGCTGGTGCGCATGCCTGCGCAGGAGCGCCGCGAGCTGATCCTGGAAGCCGCCACGGCCGTGTTTGCCGAGCGAGGCTACGCCGGTGCCACCACGGCGCAGGTCGCGAAGGCCGCCGACATCAGCCAGCCCTACGTGGTGCGGATGTTCGGCACCAAGGAGAAGCTGTTCCTTGAGGCGCTCGACCGGGCCCTGGGCAAACTGCTGGACAGCTTCCGTTCCGTGATCGCTGATTACGACGCCGGACGGCTCGCCGAGAAGGTGGCCGCGCTCGGCCCTGCGCCGGGACTGTCCTTGGGTGCCGCGCGGCAGGCGCATCTGAAGTCGTTGATGTCTTTCGCCTATGCGGACCTGATCCAGGACCGCGGCATCCTGTTGATGATGATGCAGTCGTTCATCGCCGGGCACGAACCCGTGATCGGCGCCCGCGCCCGGGAGGGCTTCGTGGGCATTTATCGGCTGCTGCGCGACGAGGCCGGCATGGGCGAGGAAACCACACGCGACTTCCTGGCGCACGGCATGCTCATGAACACGCTCATCAGCCTGCGCCTGACGGACCTTTACGGCCAGGATGCCGCCGTCGGTGAACTGCTCGAGTGCACCATGGGCGCCAAACTGCCCCTGCTCCTGGCCCACGAGCCGTTGGCCTGAGCCGGGTTGGCGTGGCCGCGAGCGGGGTGGAAGCCGGGTTGGATCAGGCTACGGGCTCCAATCGGATGACAACCGACTTGGAGGTTGGTGTTCCGCTGACATCGGCCTTGGAGTCCAGTGGGACCAGGACGTTGGTTTCCGGGTAGTACGCGGCGGCGCAGCCCACGGGGGTGGAGTAGGCCACGACGCGGAAGTTGGGCGCGCGGCGGTCCACGCCGTCCTTCCATTCGGAGACCAGATCCACCATGGTGCCGTCGGGGATGCCGAAGGAGTCCAGGTCCTTTTGGTTGACGAAGACCACGCGGCGACCATTCTTGATGCCGCGGTAGCGGTCGTCCTTGCCGTAGATGGTGGTGTTGTACTGGTCGTGGGACCGCAGCGTCTGCAGCAGCAAACGTCCCTCGGGCACCTTTGGGTATTCCAACTCGTTGGCCGTGAAGTGGGCCAGCCCGGAATCCGTGGTGAACGTGCGGGAGTCCCTGGGCCCGTGCGGCAGGACGAAGCCGCCGGGCTTGTCGATCTTCGCCTCGAACTCCTCAAATCCCGGAACTACCGCGGCGATGTGGGAGCGGATCAGGCTGTAGTCGCCGGCCAGGGCATCCCAGTCGGCGGCGGGGGCACCTGGGCGGGTGCCGCCGTCGTCCGTTTCAAACAACAGCTTGGCCAGGCGGCACACAATGGCCACCTCGGAGAGCAAATTGTCCGACGCCGGGGCGAGCCGCCCGCGCGAGGCATGCACGGCGCTCATGGAATCCTCGACCGTGACGCGCTGGTCACCGGTGGCCTGGCTGTCGCGTTCGGTGCGGCCGAGGGTGGGCAGGATGAGTGCCGAGCGCCCTGTCACGAGGTGCGATTTGTTCAGCTTGGTGGAGATCTGCGCTGTCAACGACAGCTTGTTCAGGGCCGCCTCCGTGACGTTCGAGTCCGGGGTGGCGCGGACAAAGTTGCCTCCCATGCCCAGGAACACGCCCGCTTTGCCGTCCCGCATGGCCTCGATCGCGGCGACCGTGTCGAAGCCGTCGGGGCGCGGGGAGGCGAAGGAGAACTCGGCATCCAGGGCGTCGTGGAAGGCGGCCGGCATGCGTTCAAAGATGCCCATGGTGCGGTCGCCCTGGACGTTGGAGTGGCCGCGGACCGGGCAGACGCCGGCGCCGGGCTTGCCGATGTTGCCCTGCAGCAGCAGCACGTTGACGATGTCGCGCAGCATGGCCACCGAGTGCTTGTGCTGTGTCAGGCCCATGGCCCAGCAGACGACAGTGGCCTTGGATGCAAGAAGGCGTTCGCCGGTGGCCCGGATCTGCGCCTGGGTTAGTCCGGAGCCGGTGACAATGTCATCCCAGCTGATGTGGTCCAGCTGTGCTAAATACTCTTCGAGGCCTGTGGTGTGGCCGTCGATGAACGCGCTGTCAAAGACGCGGCCGGCATGCGGGGAGCCGGGGCGGCGCTGCTCTTCGAGCAGGAATTTTCCGAGGCCCTGGAACAGCGCCTGGTCGCCGCCGAGCTTGATTTGCAGGAAATCGTCGGCGAGAGCCGTGCCGCCGCCCACGAGTCCGCGGATGGTCTGCGGGTTCTCAAAGCGCATCAGCCCGGCCTCGGGCAGCGGGTTGATCCCCACGATCACGGCCCCGTTTTTCTTCGCCTTCTCCAGGGCGGTGAGCATGCGGGGATGGTTGGTGCCGGGGTTCTGCCCGGCGATCAGGATCAGTTCCGAGCCGTAAATGTCCTCGAGCGACACCGAGCCCTTGCCGATGCCGATGGTCTCGGTCAGCGCCGAGCCGCTCGACTCGTGGCACATGTTGGAACAGTCGGGCAGGTTGTTCGTGCCCAGCCCGCGCACCATGAGCTGGTACAGGAACGCCGCCTCGTTGGACGTGCGGCCAGAGGTGTAGAAGATCGCCTCCTTGGGGTCCTTGAGAGCCTTGAGCTCGTCCGCCAGAATCCCCAGCGCACGTTCCCACGTCACCGGTACGTAATGGTCGCTGCCGTCGGCCAGGTACATGGGATCGGTCAGGCGGCCCTGCTGGCCGAGGCGGTAGTCGTCCCATTCGCGCAGCTCGTTGACGCTGTGTTCTGCAAAGAACGACGGCGGCACGCGCCTTTTGGTGGCTTCCTCGGCGACAGCCTTGGCACCGTTTTCGCAGAACTCTGCCTTGTGCCGCTTGTCGGATTCCGGCCAGGCACAGCCCATGCAGTCAAAGCCGTCTTTCTGGTTGATCTGCAGCAGGGTTTGGGCTGACCGCAGCGGTCCCATCTGCTTGAGTGCGACCTCCATGGCGTGCACGATGCCGGGAATCCCCACCGCCTTTTTCTGCACACTGCCAACGGAGAGCTGCTGCTCATCAATGTTTTCCTGTGGCGCCTTGCCAGCCATGATGGGTCCCTTCATCGTGGAGCATCTAGTCTGATCTTAGACGCTTTAGTTTTTTGGAGGATTTCATGGGACGACTCATTCGCAGGGTCAAGGCCACCAGGATTGATGTGGGTGGGGACCGCAGGGTTGTGCGCGAGGAGGCATTGGCGGTGGAGGAACCCCTGGAAATACGGCTGGGGCACGATTCCTTCACCGTCACGATGCGCACGCCCGGCGACGACTTCGACCTCGTGGCGGGTTTTCTGCTCTCGGAGGGCCTCATCTTTGAACCCGAGCAGCTGATTTCCCTGCGCTTTTGCGCGGGGGAGGATGAAAACGGGCAGCAGACCTTCAACGTGGTTGAGGCGCAGCTGCGCCCGGATGTGGCGATGCCGCTACCGGCCGCCCAGCGCCATGTCACCACCTCCAGCGCCTGTGGGATTTGCGGCACCGCCTCCATTGACGCCGTGCACAAGGCCTCCCACTTTGCCATCGCCGCCCCTTTGCAGGAGGTCTTGATTTCCGCTGCAGTGCTGGCGGCGTTGCCCGACACCCTGCGAGAGCAGCAAAAGCTCTTTAGCAAGACCGGCGGGGTCCATGCGGCGGGCCTGTTTGCCCCGGACGGCGAACTGCTGATGCTGCGGGAGGACGTGGGACGGCACAACGCCGTGGACAAGGTCGTCGGTGCCTCATTCCGGGAGC
This genomic interval from Arthrobacter sp. PAMC 25486 contains the following:
- a CDS encoding TetR/AcrR family transcriptional regulator; this encodes MDTNSALDPAARLVRMPAQERRELILEAATAVFAERGYAGATTAQVAKAADISQPYVVRMFGTKEKLFLEALDRALGKLLDSFRSVIADYDAGRLAEKVAALGPAPGLSLGAARQAHLKSLMSFAYADLIQDRGILLMMMQSFIAGHEPVIGARAREGFVGIYRLLRDEAGMGEETTRDFLAHGMLMNTLISLRLTDLYGQDAAVGELLECTMGAKLPLLLAHEPLA
- a CDS encoding FdhF/YdeP family oxidoreductase, which produces MAGKAPQENIDEQQLSVGSVQKKAVGIPGIVHAMEVALKQMGPLRSAQTLLQINQKDGFDCMGCAWPESDKRHKAEFCENGAKAVAEEATKRRVPPSFFAEHSVNELREWDDYRLGQQGRLTDPMYLADGSDHYVPVTWERALGILADELKALKDPKEAIFYTSGRTSNEAAFLYQLMVRGLGTNNLPDCSNMCHESSGSALTETIGIGKGSVSLEDIYGSELILIAGQNPGTNHPRMLTALEKAKKNGAVIVGINPLPEAGLMRFENPQTIRGLVGGGTALADDFLQIKLGGDQALFQGLGKFLLEEQRRPGSPHAGRVFDSAFIDGHTTGLEEYLAQLDHISWDDIVTGSGLTQAQIRATGERLLASKATVVCWAMGLTQHKHSVAMLRDIVNVLLLQGNIGKPGAGVCPVRGHSNVQGDRTMGIFERMPAAFHDALDAEFSFASPRPDGFDTVAAIEAMRDGKAGVFLGMGGNFVRATPDSNVTEAALNKLSLTAQISTKLNKSHLVTGRSALILPTLGRTERDSQATGDQRVTVEDSMSAVHASRGRLAPASDNLLSEVAIVCRLAKLLFETDDGGTRPGAPAADWDALAGDYSLIRSHIAAVVPGFEEFEAKIDKPGGFVLPHGPRDSRTFTTDSGLAHFTANELEYPKVPEGRLLLQTLRSHDQYNTTIYGKDDRYRGIKNGRRVVFVNQKDLDSFGIPDGTMVDLVSEWKDGVDRRAPNFRVVAYSTPVGCAAAYYPETNVLVPLDSKADVSGTPTSKSVVIRLEPVA
- a CDS encoding molybdopterin molybdotransferase MoeA — encoded protein: MAEQESRPAPGVPGVVPTAAEGTAAPDSAEAPAAPGAAGEVSGVVLPHTWEEAREIAWDVTSPLPAHTVALGTALGRILAADVHSLHAMPHYASSAMDGWAVAGSPPWILAEPGARLAPGQAVPIVTGGLIPTGAKAVLRSESGLLSTDAEGLPVVVLGGGARPGEPKNGQHIRPGGQEASAQELLITAGTTLNPAHISLAALGGHDELPVLGRPAVKIVLTGDEVVAQGIPDPGFVRDAFSPQLGAVVGMLGGAVVGLQRAADNLASMLDALADDEDDPADIVITTGATGHSTADFLREAILALDGTFHVPHIAMRPGHPTLLAELPDGRFIVGLPGNPLAAMVGLLTLGAPLLAKMGSLPCPEVGEVACGSPIKAYHGPTRLMPYRLVYGLASPCAHTDSAMMRGLASADGIMVVPPHGAKMGESLPAIPLPWN
- a CDS encoding NTP transferase domain-containing protein, with translation MTEHEQPPLQALILAGGKSRRLGGVPKAGLMVEGRTLLARTVDAAARVLAGQLQMAQTRASRMPTAQAATAQGGGGVEGGIVVVGPVVCIAEWLEGSAARQHATAVQEDPPFSGPAAGIAAGLEALAATAGYVLVLACDMPRAGEVARLLVAELVNCAPGQGVMAVADGRKQPLAAIYPLAELRKEVAAARAAHRLENASVFSLVASVNMKECAVPSGLAADIDTWEDARAQGIGAAPTTAEGQQLENHDELLQAWTQKLLAAFELADLDVDIHAVLNLAGVAAHSIVRPAAPLTTFVAGMAAGMAAGSGQTDEATAMKAALRLAKKLSAAEAPVAASAPEGPAASAPAAAAPDAAGEVPAAE
- the fdhD gene encoding formate dehydrogenase accessory sulfurtransferase FdhD: MGRLIRRVKATRIDVGGDRRVVREEALAVEEPLEIRLGHDSFTVTMRTPGDDFDLVAGFLLSEGLIFEPEQLISLRFCAGEDENGQQTFNVVEAQLRPDVAMPLPAAQRHVTTSSACGICGTASIDAVHKASHFAIAAPLQEVLISAAVLAALPDTLREQQKLFSKTGGVHAAGLFAPDGELLMLREDVGRHNAVDKVVGASFRERRLPLANTVLQVSGRASFELVQKAAMAGVPMLAAVSAPSSLAVELADTAGITLVGFSRGETLNIYTHPGRVA
- a CDS encoding MFS transporter, coding for MKRHIPAWLAIAAASLPVFMATLDNLVVTNALPVIHEKLGAGVEELQWVVNAYALAFATFMLLAVGLGDRLGRRRVFLAGLTVFTLASAAAALSHDPTQLIAARAVQGIGAAAIMPLSLTLLAGSVSRARRPLAIGIWGGVSGLGVALGPLVGGAVVEGWNWEAIFWLNVPLGIIAVPLVLLGLPNSFGARVRTDVIGLTLSGLGLLGLVFGIVRGNTAGWTSPQVLFTLIGGSVLLVAFVLWESRTQAPLLPLRLFRDRSFTVANIVGLTFSFGIFGSVFILIQFLQVVQGYSPLEAGVLTMPWTLAPMVVAPLAGLLAPRLGTRTLMLTGLALLTAGMFWLAAALSATVSYPMMIPGFLAAGIGMGLVFAPMSTAILANMHQDDHAKASGANATLREVGVALGVAVLTAVFTGAGGQLTPTGYVDAAIPAIFVGAAVLVLATISAFWLPSRDRARELAAAVPDDAHDGGTPVPLSPTVSA
- a CDS encoding alpha/beta fold hydrolase, producing the protein MELTPRVELAFTCPDGRELQGTLFQVPDGVERLGTVVIGCATAVKANYYQRYAAFLATAGFTAITFDYRGIGESRGGSLRGQTIRWYEWGSLDIDTVLAWAFAHDGGLPVNFVGHSFGGFGVGLAERADSLGRILTVGAQHAYWRDLTLRHQAGHWGRAALMLPLIPIFGYFPAKRLGLMEDLPAGVALDWARSRKDFTTAARGPQRTALLAHQASVTAPILALAPDDDSYATLPAMERAVASTPNSPSRVIHLHPEDYGETSLGHFALFHSRYKDTFWEQSLAWLKGGDWV